The Candidatus Margulisiibacteriota bacterium DNA segment AACATTGCTACCAATGTTGCAATCAGAGAAAAGAAAACAGTAGGCCTATTCAGCCTGGAAATGTCTAAAGAGTCTCTGGTGCAGCGTGTTATCTGTTCTGAAGCTGAAATAGATGCGAACAAGCTTAAAACCGGTAATCTGGGTGATAACGAATGGAAAAAACTGATGCGTTCTTTAGGTAAACTGGATGAAGCGAATATTTATATAGATGATACGCCAGGTATAAACGCTATGGAATTACGCGCTAAAGCCAGACGCATGAAAGCGGAGAAAGGTCTCGACCTGTTGATAGTTGATTATCTTCAATTAATGCAGGGAACCAAATTGCGCGTGGAAAACAGGACACAGGAAATATCCGAAATTGCCAGACTTTTAAAATCTATTGCGAGGGAGCTGCATGTTCCACTGATTGCCTTATCTCAGCTCAGCCGCGCTATTGAACAGCGCATGGATAAGCTCCCCAAGCTTAGCGACTTAAGAGAGTCCGGAGAAATCGAACAAACGGCAGATATCGTCATTTTTTTGCACAGAGAGGATTTTTATTCAGCTCAGGCCACACCAACCAGTTTGACAGACGTAATGGTAGCCAAACACAGGAATGGCCCCGTAGGAAAAACACAGCTTATCTTTCAGAAGGAATTTACAAAATTCAGGACCAAGGAAAATCAAATAGATACCTGATCAATGAACAAACTGATATTTTTTTTATTTGTTTTAGTTTCTTCTATCAGTTTTTGTTACGATATCACTTCCAATGAATTTGAGTTCGATATAACAGAAAACCGGATGCTTTTATCCAGCGATGTTCAAATCAAATCAGGCAGTTACAGTTTTTCTTCTGAAAAAGCTGTTATGGATATTGATAAAAATAAGATATTAATAGACGATCCTTTTAAAATAGAATACCTGAACCAGATAATGCGTGGTGAAAAAATGCAGTTGGATAATGATAATTCGGTGCTCACAGCTAACAATTTCGAACTGTATTTTTATAAATACACTTTAACAGGAGAGCAGGTAGAGGCAAAAGCCGGAGATGTAGTTATGGACAAGGTGCGGATCACATCCTGCCAGAATGGCAAAAGTCCTTTATTTTATTTGAGGAGCGATAAAGTTCATGTATACCCTCAACTAGGATTTCTGGTTGCTTTTAATTCTTTTTTCCATGTATTGGGGGTGCCTATCCTATATTTCCCAGCGTATTTTATGGGTGACAAGCGTTACGGAATTTTCGCCAACAATACACTGGTACCTGAATTCGGAAGCAATCAGGTCGAGGGAGCTTACGCACGGGAAAATCTGCCTTATTATTTTAATGAAGCGAACAATGGTTATATCCACCTGGCTTATGTAGAGAAATTCGGTTTCAAGGTAGGTGTCCAGCATTATACATTGCTGGATGCGGGTAAACATAAAATTTCCGCAGGTTATTTTTACGCCCCCAAACTAATCCAATGGAATTTTTTATATACAATGGCTCTATTTGATGAGTATGAACGCGATAAGTATTTTTTGTCTTTCCTGTTCAACCAGGAACAGATAGCCAAAAGAAACAGCAATATATATTTTTCTTATTATTTAAAGAATAATGAAATTATCAATAATCAGTTTGTGGATATTAAACCGGGCTGGAAAGTGTCTTCAATACTGAATATTAATGAGCATAATGATCTTCAGGCCGAATATGAAATGGCAGGTATTCAGGAAAACAGCTTGACCATGAACAACAGAATAGCATATAGCGCCCAGTTA contains these protein-coding regions:
- a CDS encoding DnaB-like helicase C-terminal domain-containing protein, giving the protein NIATNVAIREKKTVGLFSLEMSKESLVQRVICSEAEIDANKLKTGNLGDNEWKKLMRSLGKLDEANIYIDDTPGINAMELRAKARRMKAEKGLDLLIVDYLQLMQGTKLRVENRTQEISEIARLLKSIARELHVPLIALSQLSRAIEQRMDKLPKLSDLRESGEIEQTADIVIFLHREDFYSAQATPTSLTDVMVAKHRNGPVGKTQLIFQKEFTKFRTKENQIDT
- a CDS encoding LptA/OstA family protein; translation: MNKLIFFLFVLVSSISFCYDITSNEFEFDITENRMLLSSDVQIKSGSYSFSSEKAVMDIDKNKILIDDPFKIEYLNQIMRGEKMQLDNDNSVLTANNFELYFYKYTLTGEQVEAKAGDVVMDKVRITSCQNGKSPLFYLRSDKVHVYPQLGFLVAFNSFFHVLGVPILYFPAYFMGDKRYGIFANNTLVPEFGSNQVEGAYARENLPYYFNEANNGYIHLAYVEKFGFKVGVQHYTLLDAGKHKISAGYFYAPKLIQWNFLYTMALFDEYERDKYFLSFLFNQEQIAKRNSNIYFSYYLKNNEIINNQFVDIKPGWKVSSILNINEHNDLQAEYEMAGIQENSLTMNNRIAYSAQLFSDYKFKDLQFNNILSYIRYDYPGFDNLLRMQNNIILQYPVSLMLFTMDYEHMFLFSGSSPFLYDVYQIDPMDKITLSAKFHFNIFDFEYKIKKRINEDFYYNRRYEFTLPYEKCLDFKIFWEDVEKVFGFVLQI